The Calypte anna isolate BGI_N300 chromosome 2, bCalAnn1_v1.p, whole genome shotgun sequence genome includes a window with the following:
- the KDSR gene encoding 3-ketodihydrosphingosine reductase isoform X2, giving the protein MLLLAAAFIVAFVLLLYMVSPLISPKPLKLPGAHVVVTGGSSGIGKCIAIECYKQGAFITLIARDENKLLQTKKEIEKYSVNDKQVVLCISVDVSKDYEQVENVLKQAQEKLGPVDMLVNCAGTSVTGKFEDIEVNSFERLMAVNYLGSVYPSRAVIATMKERRMGRIVFVSSQAGQLGLFGYTAYSPTKFALRGLAEALQMEPLETKLISETSSVCQAEQVARVIVKDGVQGNFNSSVGSDGYMLSILTSGMSPVTSIMEGLQQVVCMGIFRIVGLFYLGSFDSIVRRCMMQREKSESTDKTE; this is encoded by the exons ATGCTGCTCCTGGCGGCCGCCTTCATCGTGGCCTTCGTCCTCCTCCTCTACATGGTGTCGCCGCTCATCAGCCCCAAGCCCCTCAAGCTGCCCGGCGCTCACGTCGTG GTAACTGGAGGCTCTAGTGGAATTGGAAAATGCATTGCTATTGAATGTTATAAACAAGGCGCTTTCATAACGCTGATTGCAAGGGATGAG AACAAACTGCTGCAGACaaagaaggaaatagaaaagtATTCTGTTAATGACAAGCAG gTTGTACTGTGTATTTCTGTCGATGTATCTAAAGACTATGAACAGGTGGAGAACGTTCTAAAGCAG GCTCAGGAGAAGCTGGGGCCAGTTGACATGCTTGTAAATTGTGCAGGAACATCAGTTACAGGAAAATTTGAGGATATTGAAGTCAACTCTTTTGAA AGATTAATGGCAGTCAATTATCTGGGAAGTGTTTACCCGAGCCGAGCAGTAATCGCTACCATGAAGGAACGAAGAATGGGACGGATTGTGTTTGTATCATCTCAGGCTGGACAATTGGGCCTGTTTGGTTATACAGCTTATTCTCCAACAAAGTTTGCTCTCCGAGGGCTGGCTGAAGCCCTGCAAATGGAG CCCTTAGAGACGAAGCTAATTTCTGAAACCTCATCTGTTTGCCAAGCAGAACAAGTTGCCAGAGTTATAGTCAAAGATGGAGTA CAAGGGAACTTTAACAGCTCAGTTGGGTCAGATGGTTACATGCTATCAATATTGACAAGTGGAATGTCACCAGTCACTTCTATTATGGAAGGTCTTCAGCAG GTTGTTTGCATGGGCATTTTTCGCATCGTTGGCCTGTTTTACCTAGGAAGCTTTGACAGCATAGTTCGTCGCTGCATGatgcaaagggaaaaatctGAAAGTACAGATAAAACTGAGTAA
- the KDSR gene encoding 3-ketodihydrosphingosine reductase isoform X1, with the protein MLLLAAAFIVAFVLLLYMVSPLISPKPLKLPGAHVVVTGGSSGIGKCIAIECYKQGAFITLIARDENKLLQTKKEIEKYSVNDKQVVLCISVDVSKDYEQVENVLKQAQEKLGPVDMLVNCAGTSVTGKFEDIEVNSFERLMAVNYLGSVYPSRAVIATMKERRMGRIVFVSSQAGQLGLFGYTAYSPTKFALRGLAEALQMEVKPYNIYITVAYPPDTDTPGFAEESKTKPLETKLISETSSVCQAEQVARVIVKDGVQGNFNSSVGSDGYMLSILTSGMSPVTSIMEGLQQVVCMGIFRIVGLFYLGSFDSIVRRCMMQREKSESTDKTE; encoded by the exons ATGCTGCTCCTGGCGGCCGCCTTCATCGTGGCCTTCGTCCTCCTCCTCTACATGGTGTCGCCGCTCATCAGCCCCAAGCCCCTCAAGCTGCCCGGCGCTCACGTCGTG GTAACTGGAGGCTCTAGTGGAATTGGAAAATGCATTGCTATTGAATGTTATAAACAAGGCGCTTTCATAACGCTGATTGCAAGGGATGAG AACAAACTGCTGCAGACaaagaaggaaatagaaaagtATTCTGTTAATGACAAGCAG gTTGTACTGTGTATTTCTGTCGATGTATCTAAAGACTATGAACAGGTGGAGAACGTTCTAAAGCAG GCTCAGGAGAAGCTGGGGCCAGTTGACATGCTTGTAAATTGTGCAGGAACATCAGTTACAGGAAAATTTGAGGATATTGAAGTCAACTCTTTTGAA AGATTAATGGCAGTCAATTATCTGGGAAGTGTTTACCCGAGCCGAGCAGTAATCGCTACCATGAAGGAACGAAGAATGGGACGGATTGTGTTTGTATCATCTCAGGCTGGACAATTGGGCCTGTTTGGTTATACAGCTTATTCTCCAACAAAGTTTGCTCTCCGAGGGCTGGCTGAAGCCCTGCAAATGGAG GTAAAGCCTTATAATATCTACATAACGGTGGCCTATCCTCCAGATACTGACACACCTGGCTTTGCagaagaaagtaaaacaaaG CCCTTAGAGACGAAGCTAATTTCTGAAACCTCATCTGTTTGCCAAGCAGAACAAGTTGCCAGAGTTATAGTCAAAGATGGAGTA CAAGGGAACTTTAACAGCTCAGTTGGGTCAGATGGTTACATGCTATCAATATTGACAAGTGGAATGTCACCAGTCACTTCTATTATGGAAGGTCTTCAGCAG GTTGTTTGCATGGGCATTTTTCGCATCGTTGGCCTGTTTTACCTAGGAAGCTTTGACAGCATAGTTCGTCGCTGCATGatgcaaagggaaaaatctGAAAGTACAGATAAAACTGAGTAA
- the KDSR gene encoding 3-ketodihydrosphingosine reductase isoform X3: MLLLAAAFIVAFVLLLYMVSPLISPKPLKLPGAHVVVTGGSSGIGKCIAIECYKQGAFITLIARDENKLLQTKKEIEKYSVNDKQVVLCISVDVSKDYEQVENVLKQRLMAVNYLGSVYPSRAVIATMKERRMGRIVFVSSQAGQLGLFGYTAYSPTKFALRGLAEALQMEVKPYNIYITVAYPPDTDTPGFAEESKTKPLETKLISETSSVCQAEQVARVIVKDGVQGNFNSSVGSDGYMLSILTSGMSPVTSIMEGLQQVVCMGIFRIVGLFYLGSFDSIVRRCMMQREKSESTDKTE; this comes from the exons ATGCTGCTCCTGGCGGCCGCCTTCATCGTGGCCTTCGTCCTCCTCCTCTACATGGTGTCGCCGCTCATCAGCCCCAAGCCCCTCAAGCTGCCCGGCGCTCACGTCGTG GTAACTGGAGGCTCTAGTGGAATTGGAAAATGCATTGCTATTGAATGTTATAAACAAGGCGCTTTCATAACGCTGATTGCAAGGGATGAG AACAAACTGCTGCAGACaaagaaggaaatagaaaagtATTCTGTTAATGACAAGCAG gTTGTACTGTGTATTTCTGTCGATGTATCTAAAGACTATGAACAGGTGGAGAACGTTCTAAAGCAG AGATTAATGGCAGTCAATTATCTGGGAAGTGTTTACCCGAGCCGAGCAGTAATCGCTACCATGAAGGAACGAAGAATGGGACGGATTGTGTTTGTATCATCTCAGGCTGGACAATTGGGCCTGTTTGGTTATACAGCTTATTCTCCAACAAAGTTTGCTCTCCGAGGGCTGGCTGAAGCCCTGCAAATGGAG GTAAAGCCTTATAATATCTACATAACGGTGGCCTATCCTCCAGATACTGACACACCTGGCTTTGCagaagaaagtaaaacaaaG CCCTTAGAGACGAAGCTAATTTCTGAAACCTCATCTGTTTGCCAAGCAGAACAAGTTGCCAGAGTTATAGTCAAAGATGGAGTA CAAGGGAACTTTAACAGCTCAGTTGGGTCAGATGGTTACATGCTATCAATATTGACAAGTGGAATGTCACCAGTCACTTCTATTATGGAAGGTCTTCAGCAG GTTGTTTGCATGGGCATTTTTCGCATCGTTGGCCTGTTTTACCTAGGAAGCTTTGACAGCATAGTTCGTCGCTGCATGatgcaaagggaaaaatctGAAAGTACAGATAAAACTGAGTAA